In Podospora pseudoanserina strain CBS 124.78 chromosome 5, whole genome shotgun sequence, a single window of DNA contains:
- a CDS encoding hypothetical protein (EggNog:ENOG503P0YV; COG:G) has translation MPAADCQALRFSTSDVNFDKPTTSTRSSSRRSSGSMVALMPNPHRCLPMRSPMARALVLTFAILAISTLLLRSSAEVQTAIIQTAASAKQAIYLQRPLKHGADWQDTLPTPTEPHRASSTGDIAAALVNSSIPMDCNYDIARLKQWKEKYKLGGQIEYTKRYIQVSRQPIRRKSMTALNQSFLTDTIRTVDLNNPEPYQAESCPEPLVAPVSQSPFPGSANASEFMFGVSTTYKRFSDPKTSPVNEWTYWLTDGKGNTNGGKLLLMLLDAEDEQLQETHNILTTAGIDVDVYRSNVEDIMAVRYLALVPTMYNHPERPRKKWLVTCDDDTFFPSFNALKERFDEFDDGFPMYIGTFSEDVNNIQRHGSQAFGGAGVFLSVPMAGLVAERYESCKTEQKIKEANSGWGPQGDILLRKCIYENSNYKLTLLNELWQLDLYGDPSGFYESGIKPLSLHHYRGGGWHVAYPWHYTKVSNVCGEDCMMQRFRTEDDFVIANGFSVAYYPQGIDFDVNQFEATFHAAPQNHGWNLDFIMGPQRPSLHRTGRKLSWDLQEAEVLEEGMVVRQVYVRRADDWRWKNVDGSAMAGRDGVLELVWLGDRGQ, from the coding sequence ATGCCGGCTGCAGACTGTCAAGCTTTGAGATTTTCAACCTCGGACGTTAACTTTGACAAGCCCACGACGTCAAcacgcagcagcagcagacgcagcagcggcagcatgGTGGCCCTGATGCCGAACCCACACCGCTGCCTCCCCATGCGGAGCCCCATGGCGAGAGCTCTTGTCCTGACTTTTGCTATTCTCGCCATCAGTACCCTCCTTCTCAGATCCAGTGCCGAAGTACAGACCGCCATCATCCAAACGGCCGCGTCAGCCAAGCAAGCGATATATCTCCAGAGACCATTGAAGCATGGCGCCGACTGGCAAGATACACTTCCGACACCAACAGAGCCACACCGGGCCAGCTCCACAGGGGATATTGCGGCTGCATTGGTCAACTCATCCATTCCTATGGACTGCAATTATGACATTGCTCGGCTGAAGCAGTGGAAGGAAAAGTACAAGCTGGGGGGCCAGATTGAGTATACGAAACGATATATCCAGGTTTCCCGTCAGCCCATACGCCGCAAGTCCATGACGGCGCTAAACCAAAGCTTCCTGACCGACACCATCAGGACAGTggacctcaacaaccccgagCCGTATCAAGCCGAGTCGTGCCCCGAGCCCCTTGTGGCGCCCGTTTCGCAGTCTCCATTCCCCGGAAGTGCCAATGCATCAGAATTCATGTTTGGTGTCTCGACCACGTACAAACGGTTCAGCGATCCGAAGACGAGCCCGGTGAACGAGTGGACGTATTGGTTGAcagatgggaaggggaatacTAACGGTGGGAAGCTGCTTCTGATGCTGTtggatgccgaggatgagcaGCTGCAGGAGACGCATAACATCTTGACGACGGCAGGGATCGATGTGGATGTGTATCGGTCTAATGTAGAGGATATCATGGCCGTGAGGTATTTGGCATTGGTGCCGACCATGTATAACCACCCGGaaaggccgaggaagaagtggcTCGTGACGTGCGATGATGACACCTTCTTTCCGAGCTTCAATGCgctgaaggagaggtttGACGAGTTTGATGACGGGTTTCCGATGTATATTGGGACGTTTTCGGAGGATGTGAATAATATTCAGAGGCATGGGTCGCAGGCGTTCGGGGGCGCAGGGGTGTTTCTGAGTGTGCCCATGGCGGGTTTGGTGGCCGAGAGGTATGAGAGTTGCAAAACGGAGCAGAAGATCAAGGAAGCGAACTCGGGGTGGGGACCGCAGGGGGATATCTTGCTGAGAAAGTGCATTTATGAGAATTCAAACTACAAGCTCACGCTGTTGAATGAGCTGTGGCAGTTGGACTTGTATGGGGATCCGTCTGGGTTTTATGAGTCGGGGATCAAGCCGTTGAGCTTGCATCATTatcgaggagggggatggcaTGTGGCTTATCCGTGGCATTACACCAAGGTGTCGAATGTCTGTGGAGAGGACTGCATGATGCAGAGGTTTCGGACCGAGGATGATTTTGTGATTGCGAATGGATTTAGTGTGGCGTATTATCCTCAGGGAATCGACTTTGATGTGAACCAGTTCGAGGCGACGTTCCATGCGGCGCCGCAGAACCATGGGTGGAATTTGGATTTTATCATGGGACCGCAGAGGCCGAGCCTGCACAGAACGGGGAGGAAGCTGAGTTGGGATTTGCAGGAGGctgaggtgttggaggaggggatggtggtgaggcaggTTTatgtgaggagggcggatgattggaggtggaagaaTGTGGATGGGAGCGCCATGGCTGGGCGGGACGGGGTGCTGgagttggtttggttgggcGACCGTGGACAGTAA
- the ags1 gene encoding Cell wall alpha-1,3-glucan synthase ags1 (CAZy:GH13; COG:G; EggNog:ENOG503NUIM; CAZy:GT5) gives MMGASVQSFFLMLLFAASSLSLPYIPEYEEYNLNQNKSARTPLDYWGEWPDHDFQSSPENWRMPFYSLFLDRFVNGDPSNDNANGTAFEVDILSTQLRAGGDVSGLMDTLDYLQGMGIKAIYICGSPFINQPWSADSFSPLDLTLLDQHFGTIAVWREAIDEIHRRGMYVVFENTISTMGDLLGFEGYLNTTTPFSFTEHNAVWKSPRRYWDFPLGETLVDCEYPRFWDEHGKPVGDDVMSKMTKCRTSDFDQYGDVESFGKYPEWQKQLSKFGFVQDRLREWRPSVLDKIKLFSCMTIASLDIDGFRIDKGLTITLDAQADWSEYIRGCAKKYGKDNFFIPGEIVGGNALGALYYGRGKEPPMFAATPAESYNATNETSPSSYIRPVQALDSACFHYSAYRALTRFLGIDGEYGAEMDTRISWAEGWQDMLMTTDFINANTGKFDPRHMFGVSNQDVFRWPSIQNGTQKYLVGAFIMSLLMPGIPIVNWGEEQAFYVLENIAGNYLYGRQPMTSTNAWELHGCYKVGSEKYFNFPLDAALYGCDDPNVSLDHRDPSHPIRSVVKRFLELRTVYPALNDGFEMYQLSNYTNWIYLPGSNGTGTELGLWSYIRMPHQQLQNFSSVPHGEDPVWLMLGNENRTISYKFNCSDPQTALLSAFGAGATVRNLLYPYEEYTLEPSTKRIDDNEDELFHGCLSELSFPAWGFKAFVPVESWVGPAPVITKFLPGHDYRLESAKDGKTSVEIQIHFSQEMDCEGVFNSIEITSNTVGGAVASLNRGSLRCKKLNVVENSTKYVGQVASVWEFAATINSIPDGIHRITVRNATDKAGTGSTGSTDHFLLRVGPQSNPMVFPRHANYSRELVYAKGEDIFVRHRAAGATKFRCSQTWSSNWTPWLDYTGEDYRLPAKNWTGTNLQDWTGEHVVCQYYSKLAGSSHHQQEGDLDASNLPRRFPHLFINGHFNAFGFDAGIPNKMLQKADSGVWSVDIMAEWPTALQFNVWGLNPDGLPDQTWIFGDVNFDYVLDRLPPGSLRQNVVNITESPPSPFVGWRFEVDDATMRYSKFPAGSRVRQITIFSLMWVLPLLTGWLVVFTFTGSFYKVKHNVSGAVTKHGKLSEKLRQVFEMKEKPLPRPSRPSSDASTVGGPTRPGTSHTTGRGLNGQGLHMDIGAPRKRALIATMEYDIEDWKIKIKIGGLGVMAQLMGKALGHLDIIWVVPCVGGLENAYPNGYPVDQRAEPMEITILGSQYNVDVQYHTLRNITYVLLDAPVFRLQTPANPYPERMDDLDSAIYYSAWNQCIAEALKRFNPDIYHINDFHGALAPLYLLPRVIPCCLSLHNAEFQGMWSLGTKEEKEEVCKVFNLDQKVVERFVQFGEVFNLLHAGASYLREFQHGFGAVGVSKKYGKRSFARYPIFWGLSKIGSLPNPDPSDTAEWSPELEAASQAEKVHVDGEFEAKRAGLRRQAQEWAGLKQDADAELFVFVGRWSMQKGVDIIADVFPSVLEHNPKVQLIAIGPVIDLYGKLAAIKLARLMEQYPGRVFSKPEFTQLPPYIFSGAEFALIPSRDEPFGLVAVEFGRKGALGVGARVGGLGNMPGWYYTVESTSAKHLISQFKDAIEGALASDTETRAKMRAVSAKQRFPVARWVEEINELHSTSIQKSQKHRDKPDHLRLVGLSKTNLSRSASPTPTELQSGRPITPTSFLTPGYNGLPSGGRSPMSDAAGWPLMPPLPSPNTKRYSDVSIRSVTKGRKDFALQKVDPFFTDTDGEYTVEFQKMLANLDAKSSETDLCIEQYLVRSEKQWFQDYKSIKFGLSSSRNTSKVTLVEPPSPGRVHPRFLDVPSRPASPYTPSIASSVYSADDGDELHATHGQYVSTFETEDVPPVAHATAMQKFMLRKVFDWPIYTLILALGQILAANSYQISLLNGEQGQTAGTLYTIASIYAATSICWWVGSRNLKSVWVLSTPFAIYGLAFLFAGCAPFAQSFYARGWVQNTASGLYAAASSSGSMFFALNFGDEGGAPVRTWVIRACAVQGVQQIYISGLWYWGSLLSSYDSNGIPMARASNTIVSAVCLPVAVLMMALAVVTHLGLPDYYRQTPGSIPSFFKSVFRRKLIICFLVSVIIQNYWLSSNYGRSWRFLWTTAHAQPWQILLLIILFFGLIWIALFWQLAHLSREHSWLFPVLAIGLGAPRWAQIFWGVSGVGTSLPWASDVGGALLSRSLWLWLGVLDALQGTGVGMMLLQTTTRFHNNFALVAAQVLGSVATAVGRATAPNAVGPGPVFPNLALSLDGLGNGWFWVCLLMQGGICVAFGTFFRKEQLSKP, from the exons ATGATGGGTGCGTCGGTCCAGTCATTCTTTCTTATGCTTCTTTTTGCAGCGTCCAGTCTTTCACTTCCATATATCCCAGAATATGAGGAATACAACCTCAACCAGAACAAGTCGGCCAGGACACCCCTCGACTATTGGGGAGAGTGGCCTGACCATGACTTCCAATCATCTCCAGAGAACTGGCGAATGCCATTCTactctctttttcttgacAGATTTGTGAACGGCGACCCATCAAACGACAACGCCAATGGAACTGCTTTCGAGGTCGACATTCTTTCAACCCAGCTGCGGGCCGGCGGCGATGTAAGCGGTCTCATGGACACGCTTGATTATCTTCAGGGCATGGGTATCAAG GCAATCTACATTTGTGGCAGTcccttcatcaaccagcCATGGTCGGCCGATTCATTCAGTCCATTGGACCTGACTCTCCTCGACCAACACTTTGGAACAATTGCGGTCTGGAGAGAGGCCATCGACGAGATTCACCGACGTGGCATGTATGTTGTCTTCGAAAATACTATCTCGACGATGGGTGATCTTCTTGGCTTCGAAGGATACCTCAACACGACCACACCTTTCAGCTTCACCGAACACAACGCCGTATGGAAGTCACCCCGAAGATACTGGGATTTTCCGCTGGGAGAGACCCTAGTTGATTGCGAGTATCCACGGTTTTGGGATGAGCATGGAAAGCCTGTTGGAGACGATGTGATGTCTAAGATGACCAAGTGTCGAACCAGTGACTTTGACCAG TATGGTGATGTCGAGTCTTTTGGCAAGTACCCAGAATGGCAGAAACAATTATCCAAGTTTGGCTTCGTGCAGGATCGTCTCCGAGAGTGGCGGCCAAGTGTTCTCGACAAGATCAAACTGTTTTCTTGCATGACTATCGCAAGTCTCGACATCGATGGCTTTCGTATCGACAAGGGCCTGACCATCACACTCGACGCTCAAGCAGATTGGTCCGAGTACATCAGGGGATGCGCCAAGAAATATGGCAAAGACAACTTTTTTATTCCGGGCGAAATCGTTGGTGGGAATGCGCTAGGCGCTCTGTATTATGGTCGAGGCAAAGAGCCTCCCATGTTCGCTGCGACACCCGCCGAGAGCTACAACGCAACGAACGAAACAAGCCCGTCTTCGTACATTCGTCCCGTACAAGCGCTGGACTCTGCTTGTTTTCATTATTCTGCTTATCGTGCTCTCACACGATTTCTTGGCATCGATGGCGAATACGGCGCTGAAATGGATACTCGGATCAGTTGGGCAGAGGGGTGGCAAGATATGCTCATGACGACGGATTTTATCAACGCCAACACTGGCAAGTTCGACCCCCGTCACATGTTTGGCGTGTCCAACCAAGATGTCTTTCGCTGGCCGTCAATTCAAAATGGGACGCAAAAGTACCTGGTTGGCGCCTTCATCATGTCTCTCTTGATGCCTGGCATCCCTATCGTCAACTGGGGCGAGGAGCAGGCCTTTTATGTGCTCGAAAACATCGCCGGTAATTATCTTTACGGTCGTCAGCCCATGACTTCAACGAATGCATGGGAGCTTCACGGTTGCTACAAAGTCGGATCTGAAAAGTACTTCAATTTTCCCCTCGACGCTGCCCTCTACGGCTGCGACGATCCCAACGTCAGCCTCGATCATCGTGATCCTTCACACCCAATCCGATCAGTCGTCAAGAGATTTCTGGAACTAAGAACAGTCTACCCGGCACTTAACGATGGCTTTGAGATGTACCAATTATCGAATTATACCAACTGGATATACCTTCCCGGATCAAACGGAACTGGCACAGAGCTGGGTCTATGGAGCTACATCAGAATGCCCCATCAACAACTGCAAAACTTTTCGTCAGTACCTCATGGCGAGGACCCGGTGTGGCTAATGCTAGGAAACGAGAACAGAACCATCAGCTACAAGTTCAACTGCTCTGATCCTCAGACAGCTTTGCTATCAGCCTTCGGAGCAGGTGCCACGGTCAGGAACCTCCTATACCCCTATGAGGAGTACACACTTGAACCTTCGACCAAGCGAATTGATGACAATGAAGATGAGTTATTTCACGGCTGCTTGAGTGAGCTCAGCTTCCCCGCTTGGGGGTTCAAGGCCTTTGTTCCCGTCGAAAGCTGGGTCGGCCCAGCTCCTGTCATCACCAAGTTCCTCCCAGGTCATGACTATCGCTTGGAGTCTGCCAAGGACGGCAAAACATCTGTGGAGATACAGATACATTTTTCACAGGAGATGGATTGTGAGGGTGTGTTCAACTCCATCGAGATTACATCCAACACGGTCGGCGGAGCTGTTGCGTCGCTCAATAGGGGGTCCCTGAGATGCAAGAAGCTGAATGTCGTTGAAAATTCCACAAAATACGTTGGTCAGGTCGCATCGGTGTGGGAATTCGCCGCCACAATCAACTCCATTCCCGATGGCATTCACCGCATTACAGTACGGAATGCCACCGACAAAGCGGGCACGGGCAGTACGGGATCAACGGATCACTTCCTGTTGCGAGTTGGGCCCCAGAGCAATCCCATGGTCTTCCCCAGACATGCCAACTACTCCAGGGAGCTTGTCTATGCTAAAGGAGAGGACATTTTTGTTCGCCACAGAGCAGCAGGCGCCACCAAGTTCCGATGTTCTCAAACATGGAGCTCGAACTGGACCCCATGGCTCGATTACACGGGCGAAGACTACAGGCTACCAGCCAAGAATTGGACAGGAACAAACCTGCAGGATTGGACTGGCGAGCATGTCGTCTGTCAGTACTACAGCAAGCTTGCTGGAAGtagccatcaccagcaagaAGGTGACCTGGATGCATCCAATCTACCCCGGCGTTTCCCCCACCTCTTCATCAACGGTCACTTCAATGCGTTCGGGTTCGACGCAGGCATTCCAAACAAGATGCTCCAGAAGGCCGACAGTGGTGTTTGGTCTGTGGATATCATGGCTGAGTGGCCAACCGCTCTGCAATTTAACGTTTGGGGCTTGAACCCGGATGGTCTTCCGGACCAGACGTGGATTTTCGGTGATGTCAACTTCGACTATGTGCTTGACAGACTGCCCCCTGGGTCCTTGAGGCAAAATGTTGTCAACATCACTGagtctcccccttccccttttgtGGGATGGCGGTTTGAAGTGGACGATGCCACCATGAGATACAGCAAGTTTCCAGCAGGCAGCAGGGTACGGCAGATTACAATCTTCTCGCTCATGTGGGTGTTGCCGTTGCTTACGGGATGGCTCGTCGTCTTCACATTCACCGGGTCGTTTTACAAAGTCAAGCACAATGTTTCAGGCGCTGTCACGAAGCATGGTAAACTGTCTGAGAAGCTCCGGCAAGTTTTCGAAATGAAGGAAAAGCCATTGCCTCGACCGAGTCGACCCTCGTCTGATGCATCCACTGTCGGTGGTCCAACACGGCCCGGGACATCACACACAACCGGCAGAGGGTTGAATGGCCAAGGCCTTCATATGGACATTGGGGCTCCTCGCAAGAGGGCCCTCATTGCCACAATGGAGTACGATATCGAAGACTGgaagatcaagatcaagatcggtggtcttggtgtgATGGCACAACTGATGGGCAAAGCTCTTGGCCATCTAGATATCATCTGGGTCGTCCCGTGTGTTGGGGGTCTTGAGAACGCATATCCTAATGGGTACCCAGTTGATCAACGTGCTGAGCCTATGGAGATCACGATTCTCGGCTCTCAGTACAATGTCGATGTTCAATACCACACGCTCCGGAATATCACCTACGTTCTGCTCGATGCACCAGTTTTCCGCCTTCAAACACCCGCCAATCCGTACCCGGAAAGAATGGATGATCTTGACAGCGCCATTTACTACTCGGCTTGGAACCAGTGTATTGCCGAGGCTTTGAAGCGCTTCAACCCGGACATTTACCACATCAACGACTTCCACGGCGCCCTTGCCCCATTGTACCTACTCCCTCGTGTTATTCCATGCTGTCTTTCTCTGCACAACGCCGAATTTCAGGGAATGTGGAGCCTTGGAacgaaagaagaaaaggaggaggtctGCAAGGTTTTCAACTTGGACCAGAAGGTTGTGGAACGATTTGTGCAATTTGGCGAGGTCTTCAACTTACTGCACGCGGGAGCTAGTTATCTGCGGGAGTTCCAACACGGCTTCGGAGCGGTGGGAGTCTCCAAGAAGTATGGCAAGAGAAGTTTTGCACGATATCCAATTTTCTGGGGCCTCTCAAAGATTGGAAGCCTTCCAAATCCAGATCCTTCGGACACAGCTGAGTGGTCGCCGGAGCTTGAGGCAGCTTCCCAGGCTGAGAAGGTTCACGTTGATGGCGAGTTTGAAGCTAAGCGTGCTGGGCTCCGTCGGCAGGCCCAGGAATGGGCTGGCTTGAAGCAAGATGCAGATGCTGAATTGTTTGTCTTTGTTGGTCGATGGTCTATGCAGAAGGGGGTGGATATTATTGCAGACGTGTTCCCGTCTGTGTTGGAGCACAATCCAAAGGTGCAGTTGATTGCCATCGGGCCAGTTATCGACCTCTATGGCAAGTTGGCTGCTATCAAATTGGCAAGACTTATGGAGCAGTATCCTGGTCGGGTTTTCTCCAAGCCAGAGTTTACGCAGCTGCCTCCATATATCTTCAGTGGTGCTGAATTTGCGCTTATTCCATCTCGCGACGAGCCGTTTGGCTTGGTGGCAGTGGAatttgggaggaagggagcgttgggggtgggagctCGAGTTG GTGGCCTCGGGAACATGCCCGGGTGGTATTACACTGTCGAATCAACATCGGCCAAGCATCTCATTAGTCAATTCAAAGATGCCATCGAGGGCGCCCTCGCCTCAGATACCGAGACTCGTGCGAAGATGAGAGCTGTCTCAGCCAAACAGCGCTTCCCAGTCGCGCGATGGGTAGAAGAGATCAACGAGCTTCACAGCACATCAATCCAAAAGTCTCAGAAGCACAGGGACAAGCCAGACCACCTCCGACTTGTTGGACTCTCCAAGACAAATCTCTCACGTTCTGCTTCACCCACACCGACAGAACTACAGTCTGGCCGACCCATCACTCCTACCTCGTTTCTCACGCCTGGCTACAACGGCCTGCCATCAGGTGGAAGAAGTCCGATGTCTGATGCAGCAGGATGGCCACTTATGCCTCCTCTGCCATCTCCAAATACCAAGAGATACTCGGATGTCTCTATTCGTTCTGTCACCAAAGGGCGCAAGGACTTTGCACTGCAAAAGGTTGACCCGTTCTTCACGGACACTGATGGCGAATACACTGTCGAGTTCCAGAAGATGTTGGCAAATCTTGATGCCAAATCTTCAGAGACCGATCTCTGCATTGAGCAATATCTGGTCCGGTCTGAAAAGCAATGGTTCCAAGACTACAAGAGCATCAAATTCGGATTATCTTCGTCTCGAAACACATCCAAGGTCACTCTTGTGGAACCACCTTCGCCAGGTCGTGTTCACCCTCGCTTTTTGGATGTTCCATCCCGCCCAGCAAGCCCCTACACACCCAGTATTGCGTCTTCGGTCTACTCAGCCGATGATGGAGACGAATTGCATGCCACTCATGGGCAGTATGTTTCCACTTTTGAGACGGAAGATGTGCCTCCCGTGGCGCATGCGACTGCTATGCAGAAGTTCATGCTTCGAAAGGTGTTTGACTGGCCTATTTACACTCTCATTTTGGCGCTTGGACAAATCCTAGCTGCCAACTCGTACCAGATTTCCCTGCTCAATGGCGAACAGGGTCAGACAGCGGGAACGCTTTACACTATTGCCTCGATTTACGCCGCAACGTCCATTTGCTGGTGGGTCGGTTCCCGCAATCTCAAATCTGTCTGGGTCTTGTCTACACCTTTTGCCATCTACGGTCTTGCCTTTCTCTTTGCTGGCTGCGCGCCGTTTGCGCAGTCATTCTATGCGCGAGGCTGGGTCCAGAACACAGCCTCTGGGCTGTATGCAGCAGCATCTTCCAGCGGATCAATGTTCTTTGCTCTCAACTTTGGCGACGAGGGCGGTGCTCCAGTGAGGACATGGGTCATCCGTGCCTGCGCTGTGCAGGGTGTACAGCAAATTTACATCAGCGGTCTCTGGTACTGGGGATCTCTTCTCAGTTCTTACGACAGCAACGGCATCCCCATGGCGCGGGCATCCAACACGATTGTGTCGGCCGTCTGTCTCCCTGTTGCGGTTCTGATGATGGCATTAGCGGTTGTCACCCACCTCGGCTTGCCTGATTACTACCGCCAAACTCCGGGGTCCATCCCATCATTTTTCAAGTCTGTTTTCCGACGCAAGCTAATTATC TGCTTCCTCGTTTCCGTCATAATCCAAAACTACTGGCTCTCCTCCAACTACGGCCGCAGCTGGCGCTTCCTCTGGACGACGGCCCACGCCCAACCCTGGCAGATcctgctgctcatcatcctcttctttgGCCTAATCTGGATCGCGCTCTTCTGGCAACTCGCCCACCTGTCGCGCGAGCACAGCTGGCTCTTCCCCGTGCTCgccatcggcctcggcgCACCACGTTGGGCGCAAATCTTTTGGGGTGTCTCCGGGGTTGGCACCTCCCTTCCCTGGGCATCAGACGTGGGCGGGGCTCTGCTGTCGAGATCGTTATGGCTTTGGCTCGGGGTCTTGGATGCGTTGCAAGGCACGGGGGTGGGCATGATGCTTTTGCAGACCACGACGAGGTTTCACAACAATTTTGCGCTGGTGGCGGCGCAGGTGCTGGGGAGTGTGGCTacggcggtggggagggcgacGGCGCCGAACGCGGTTGGGCCGGGGCCGGTGTTTCCCAATTTGGCGTTGAGTCTAGATGGGTTGGGGAatgggtggttttgggtttgtttgttgatgcAGGGGGGGATATGTGTGGCTTTTGGGACGTTTTTTAGGAAGGAGCAGTTGAGTAAACCTTga
- a CDS encoding hypothetical protein (EggNog:ENOG503P7GI), with protein MLFHLSARLGRSFWALLAVLMGLLMAVAPASAAMSPTEIAVACHSLARMAFDLKDLVNVVAQKRNPGPFQDILDEFNDISDSCLSNISVMIRSSVVTDQADQQLIYEAYSNGLFELMDSVTESAPVLIVLDKQAEFRIPAAVREVAGVVDALLYQLMAIFPTNTSYSSQTANQKTQVDTHFRQAVHAFHLATANTGSPYSNTTSLYPSDQMSREDDAVMVLWRWTSFYP; from the exons ATGTTATTTCATTTGTCAGCTCGACTCGGCCGTAGTTTCTGGGCCCTCCTTGCGGTACTCATGGGGCTGCTCATGGCTGTCGCTCCGGCGAGCGCAGCCATGTCCCCCACAGAGATCGCGGTCGCTTGCCACAGCCTTGCCCGCATGGCATTCGACCTGAAAGACCTCGTAAATGTGGTTGCGCAGAAGAGAAATCCGGGACCTTTCCAG GATATCCTTGACGAGTTCAATGATATTTCCGACTCTTgtctctccaacatctcggTCATGATCCGCTCTTCTGTCGTGACGGACCAGGCGGACCAGCAGCTGATTTACGAGGCTTACTCCAAT GGCCTCTTTGAGCTGATGGACTCCGTCACCGAATCTGCCCctgtcctcatcgtcctcgatAAGCAAGCCGAGTTCCGTATTCCTGCCGCCGTCCGCGAAGTCGCCGGCGTCGTGGATGCTTTACTCTATCAGCTCATGGCCATCTTTCCGACCAACACGTCCTATTCATCGCAGACTGCAAACCAAAAGACCCAAGTCGATACGCACTTTCGTCAGGCCGTCCACGCGTTCCATCTGGCTACGGCCAACACTGGATCGCCATactccaacaccacatccCTTTA CCCATCCGATCAG ATGTCCAGAGAAGACGACGCCGTGATGGTTCTCTGGAGGTGGACCTCCTTTTACCCCTGA
- a CDS encoding hypothetical protein (EggNog:ENOG503NU4U; COG:G), translating to MSSDAPLVSFLPLGAIIQELRVGDLNIVQGFPTQDLYVSHNGPFFGETIGRVANRISNAKLDSLNGGKTYSLAANNGVNNLHGGVVGWGKRVWDGPVPVGVREIPGVGKIEGGESVKFTLVSEDGDEGFPGEVKATVVYTVGKQTEGGKEVVVLGMEYEAELVGEGVEETVVNMTNHSYFNLTGGSSIEGTEVTLVTNNYLPVDDGGIPTGGPAPFAKVQGQTPFVLGAQEPDIDDCFVVNEAAGSIPIDTRAESLTKLVSARHPETGIHLEVLSTEPAFQFYTGKYIDVPEVAGIPARKARSGFCVEPSRYVNAANVPEWKSQMLLKKGEKYGTRTVYRAWKE from the exons ATGTCCTCCGATGCCCCCCTCGTCTCTTTTCTCCCTCTGGGAGCCATAATCCAAGAGCTTCGCGTCGGCGACCTCAATATCGTCCAGGGCTTCCCCACTCAGGACCTCTACGTCTCCCACAACGGCCCCTTCTTTGGGGAGACCATCGGCCGGGTTGCGAACCGCATCTCTAATGCCAAGCTTGACAGTCTGAATGGGGGCAAGACGTATAGCTTGGCTGCGAACAACGGGGTGAATAACCTCCACGGAGGAGTCGTTGgttgggggaagagggtcTGGGATGGGCCGGTTCCTGTTGGTGTCAGAGAGATTCCTGGGGTGGGCAAGATTGAAGGCGGGGAGAGCGTCAAGTTTACGCTTGTGAGCGAGGACGGGGATGAGGGGTTTccgggggaggtgaaggcgACGGTGGTGTATACTGTGGGCAAGCAgacggagggggggaaggaggttgttgtgCTGGGGATGGAGTACGAGGCTgagctggttggggagggggtggaggagacggtTGTCAATATGACGAATCACTC TTACTTCAACCTTACCGGCGGCTCGTCAATCGAAGGCACGGAGGTCACCCTCGTGACGAACAACTACCTCCCCGTTGACGACGGCGGTATTCCTACCGGCGGTCCCGCCCCCTTTGCCAAGGTCCAGGGACAAACTCCGTTTGTTCTTGGTGCTCAAGAGCCGGATATTGACGACTGCTTCGTTGTTAACGAGGCCGCTGGTTCTATTCCTATCGACACCCGCGCCGAGTCCCTGACCAAGCTCGTCAGCGCTAGACACCCTGAGACTGGCATCCACCTCGAGGTTCTCAGCACCGAGCCCGCCTTCCAGTTCTATACTGGCAAGTACATTGACGTGCCTGAGGTGGCTGGCATCCCGGCGCGCAAGGCCAGAAGTGGGTTCTGTGTCGAGCCGAGCCGTTATGTGAATGCGGCGAATGTGCCCGAGTGGAAGAGCCAGATGCTGCtcaagaagggggagaagtaCGGGACGAGGACTGTGTACAGGGCTTGGAAGGAGTAG